The Candidatus Eisenbacteria bacterium genome segment GTCGCCTTCCAGGATGCGCTCGTGCGCCCACAGGCGCGAGTTGGCGTGGCCCTGGTAGTCCACCATCAGGTGACCCTGCCCCATCTTCTGCCACAGCTTCGGCCCGATCAGCGCGTGCCAGTCCCGGGTGGTGGTGATGCAGTTGTAGTCGCGCTGTGCCACGTTGCCGGACACGTCGCAGGAGTGCAGCGTGTCGGTGTACAGCGAGAGGTAGAACGAATCCACGCCGAAGCCCCGGAAGCCGCCGTCGAAGGCGGTCACGCGCTGCATCTGCTGGTTCACCTGGCGGAAGGTGATCTCCCAGTCGTTGCGGGTCAGGACGTTGTCTGCGAAGCCGATGCCGTTGGACCACTGGTCGTCGGCCACCAGCAGCATCCGGCCGCGCCAGGCGTCGGCGGGCTGGACCCTGCCGTACTGCACGATCTTGTCCACGACGGGCGCCAGGTCGGCCGCGGTGTGCGCGGGAATGCGCCCGATGGCCATGCCCGGGAACACCGGCACCCGGTCGGTGGTGTCCAGCCCCGCCACGTACCAGTGGTCCTCGGGGATGACCTCCCAGTGGCTTCCCAGCGGCACCGAGCCGAACCCGCGGGGCGAGGGCAGCAGGTCGCGGTGGCTCTGGAACGTCGGCGGAATGCCGGCCGCCGCGCTCAACCGGTGGAACATCGGGTTCTCGCTGCTCTCGCCCAGCAGCAGCACGTAGCGGGGCGCCGGGCTCCAGCGGTAGAAGGCGCGGCGCAGCATCCGCTTGATGGCCACGTCGGACTTGCGCCCGCCGTCGAACTCGTCGTACACATCCCCCACCCGCGCCACCGCCACCCGCAGGCCCTCGGCCTGGTGCAGGTTGGCCAGCCGCTGCGCCTCGCTCTCCAGCCCCTCGTGGGTGACGATCACCAGGTCGGCCCCGGTGATGGAACCCAGCGCGCTGGGCGTGTCGGGGATCACCACCCCGTCGGGCAGCTGCGGCAGGAACGAGCGGCTGGCGGCGACGTAGGCGTGGGGCATCGCGCCCACGGTGTCCTGGAAGCTGACCTGCCAGGTGGAGCCGGTGCGCTGGGCCGTGGGCGCGGCATCAATGAACACCGGCGCGGCGGAGTCGCTGACGTCGTAGACCTCCACGGTGTTCTCGCGGAACTTCCCGGGGCGCAGCGTGAGCGCTCCCGGCGCGTCGCCGCTGGTGAAGCCGAACCGCCCGGTGGTGCCGGGGGCCAGGAAGCGCCGGTAGTAGTTGACCTCGAACCACTCCATGTAGGCGCCGGAGTTGGGCGCGAAGCCCCCGCCGGCGGGATGCTCGCCCACCAGGCGCAGGACGTTGCGCACCGGGGAGAGCCGCGTGCCGTCCAGCGTGAACCCGGGGTCGCGGTCGCTGTCGTAGAGCGCGTAGTCGCGGGCCACGAAGGTGAACCGGCTCACCACCGGATCGCTCAGCTTGCCGGTGCCCTGCGGCCGCTCCAGCCACATCGAGATCATGTGGGTGCCCAGCGAGACCCCCTCGTTGAACAGGTCGGCGCCCCGGAACGCGGCGCGCAGCCCGATGCGCCGGCTGGAGTCGATCTCGCTGGCCTGGAACGCCAGCGTGTCCTCCATGAGCTTGTTGGTGAGCATGAAAGTGGGCTGGTCCAGGAAGTCGGGGTCGGGCACGAAGAAGAAGTGTTCCTCGCGGTGCACCGTGGCGCGGTAGGACTCCGGCGTGGTGGTGGAGGCCAGGCCCAGAGAAGCCGGCCGTTCCGCCATGCGCGCCGCGGCGGGCCCGCCGGCCGCGCGCCGCGCCAGCCAGTACACGTGCCCGCGGGTGTAGTAGCGGGAGGTGCGCAGGATGTCGTACCACTTCGCGCGGAACCGGTCGGACAGCTCGCGGCCGAAGAACACCACGTAGTCGTCGCCGTCGAAGCTGCCGTTGCCGTCCACGTCCACCACGCGGATGGGCACCTCCTGCGGGTACTGCGTGGGATCCGCCAGCCCGGCCGACTTCGGGAACGGGCCGGGCAGCTGCTCGTAGCAGCGCAGGTCCCCCACCGGGACCGCGGCCAGCTCCGGGTACTTGCGCTGCAGCTGCGCGAAGGGCACGGCGTAGACGCCGGTGGTGTCCACGCGCAGCTTGAAGTCGGGGAAGCCCGCCGCGGGCAGCGCCGCGTCGAAGGCGGGCGCGGGCGGGGGCAGCGCCGGCCGCTGCAGGCGGAACGCGCGGGCCTGGTCGTAGTTGAGCAGCGTGTTGCGGTACATCCCCTCCTGGGAGGCGCTCTCCACCACCGGCAGCGCCCCGCCCGCGGGCAGCGCCGCGCGGTCCTGCGGCGGCGCGCCGGCGTCTTCGAAGTCCACGCGCACCAAGATCCGCTCCGCCACCCACAGCACGCCGCGCGCGGCGTCGTAGCGCACCGGGCGCACCCCCAGCGGCTGCACCCGCTGGTAGCGCAGCATGGCGTCGGGGCCCAGCCCGGCGGTCTCGCGCGGCCACAGGCCGGCGCGCGCGTAGGCCCGCGCATCGGGCCGCCGCTCGGCGATGTTGGTGGGGATGTCGGTGCCGTTCTCCTGCAGCCGGCGCCCCACCACCGGCTGCGGCGGCAGCGCGGGGCGCTCGGACGCCTGCACCGAGAGCAGCGTCAGCCGCGCGCTGCCGCCGCGCGGGATCCCCAGGGCGGCGGTCTCGGAGGGCAGCTCGGGCAGACCCGGCAGGTCGGCGAGCCCGCCGCCGTCAAAGCGGATCCGGGAATAGGCGCGGCCCTCCACCTGCACGGTGTCCACGCGCAGGCCGCGCAGCAGGAACTCCACCGTGGCGCCGCGCGTGTCGGCGGAGAGCAGGCGCGACTCGGCCCCGGCCCGGGCCGCGCCCAGTACCAGGCCCGCCCACAGGACGGCGGCAAAAATGGCAAGGCCGCGGGGTGCGCGGCCGGGGGGTGAATGCGTCATATTCCTCTGAAGTGCGTACCTCACGGTGCCAGTATAGGTTCCCCGCGGCGGGGGGGTCAATGCGACCTCCGGCCTTGCCGGGCGGGGGCTAACCGATTATCCTCAATCCGCTTAGCAACCGGTTTCGGACGTGACTCGAAAGGAGCCCGTAGATGAAGCGTGTCCTGGCCACCCTGCTCGTGCTGGGCTTGGCCCTGCCCGCGGCGGGGCAGGCGTCGTCGGTCCGCAAGCTCCACCCCAAGGGCGGCGCCCAGGCCTCCGGCAAGGCCGCGGCCAAGACCGTCCGGCCCCGCCTGGGCGGCCCGTGGGCCTACCCTCCCGGCAATTCCCCGCTGCTGGCCGACGTGGACGGGCGGCCGGTCACCCGGTCCATGCTGGAACAGGCGTTTCAGCGGCTGGACATGAGCGCCCAGGCTCCCTCGGACGACACCACCGGCGCCCGGCAGCTGCTGGGCAACCTGATTGACAAGGCCTACCTGGGCTGGGTGGTCACCGACCTTGGCTTCGAGCTCAACACCGCCGAGAGGCAGGAGTACCAGAAGCGCCGCCAGCGCACCATGGCCGACTACCTGGGCGCCCTGCAGCAGGAGGCGGCCGCGGAGGTGACCGACGAGGACGCCCGCGCCCTGTGGGAGAAGCAGCGCACCGTCTACGCCTGCCACCGCCTGGGGGTGCGCCGCAAGGCCACCGCCGACAGCGTGGTGGCCCAGCTGCGCGCCGGCGCGGTGTTCGAGTCGCTGGCCGCGCGCAACAACGAGGACCCGCTGACCCAGTCCACGCTGGGCCAGGTGACCACCTACTGGACGGTGGGGTTCATGCCCGACTGGCTCGAGCCGGCGGTGGTCGCCCTCAAGGCCGGGCAGGTGAGCGAGCCGGTCCGCGGCCCCGGCGAGGGGCTCTTCTACGTGGTGCGCCTGGACTCGCTGGAGACGCGCGACCCCGGCCCCTTCGAGATGTCCCGCGACCGGCTGCGCGGCGCGCTTGCCGGCAACCGCGCGGCGGCGGCCCGCTCGAGCATGATGCGCCAGTTCATGGAGCGCCTGCAGCCGGAGTTCAACGACGCCGTGCTGGCGATGCTGGTGGTCAAGTTCGACTCGGCCTACCGCGCCATCCCCGTGGACACCACCAGCGACGTGCCCACGCAGACGATCAGCAACCCGGTCCCCAGGCTCACCGAGGCGCAGAAGGACCTCACGCTGCTGGAGTCCTCCGTCGGGAGCTTCCGAATCCGCGACATGGTGACCCCGCTGGAGCGCGTGGCGTCCTTCATGCGCCCCCGGATGGCCACCGAGGAGGACATCCGCCGCTTCGCCATGACCATGGCGGCCCAGCCGATCATCTACGACGCCGCGGTGAAGGCGAAGCTGGACACGCTGCCGCTGGTGGCGCGCGACCTGTTCGACACCCGCGAAAAGCTGCTGCTGGAGCGCTTCATCCGCACCCACGTGGAGGAGCGCGCGAAGGCCCCGGTGGACACGGTGAAGGCCTTCTTCCAGGCGCACCTGGACGCGTTCGACTACCCCGCCTGGGTCAAGATCTACCTGATCCAGATCTCCGACTCGGCGCGCGCGGACTCGGTGCTGAAGCTGGTGGAGCTGGGCTACGACATCGAGAAGCTGGCCCGCGAGCTGTCCGAGGACCCGGTGACCGCCACCGAAGGCGGTTCGATGGTGTTCTACGCCGGCACCGGTGAGAGCCGCCGCGACACCACGTGGGAGAAGCAGGTGCTGGCCATGGAGGCCGGGGAGCACACCCGGAAGCCGTTCCTGTGGAACGGGTCCTGGTACATCGTGGACGTGATGGGCAAGGCCCCACGGCGCCACCGCACCTGGGAGGAGGCCGAGAAGTACGCCCGGGACGCGGTGGAGATCCCGCGGCAGGAGAGGATCGTGCAGGAGTACTTGCAGAAGGCCCGCGCCCGGCACCCGCTGAAGCTGTACCCGGAAGAGATGGCGAAGGTGGAGCTGCGGCGGAGGTTGAAGCTGAGAGACATGTAGGTTGTGCTTCGAAGAATGTGTCCGGCTGGTAGTTCCTAGATTCCCTCGTTCAGTGCCGCGAGGTAGCGATCGTAGACGAAGCGCCGGTTGCGCTTCATGCCCGTGATTTCCCGGACGATGACCAGGCGCTCCAGCAGGTACATACCCTGGGAAGCTGCGGGAAATGACAGGCCCGCGCGCAGCCCGGCCTCCCGGAGGGGCAGCAACGGCCGGGTCTTCAGCACGTCATGCACACGCAGCGCGGAGCCGGCGCGGCGGCCGAGGGCCAGAACGCGCTCCCGGTCCTGGGCGAAGAGCGTCACGATGCGCCGCGCGGTGCTCACCGCCCCTTCGGCCGTCTGCGCCACGCCCTCCAGGAAGAACATCACCCAGGCCTCCCAATCTCCTTCGGTTCGGACCCTGTCGAGCAACCGGTAGTACTCCGCCCGGTTCTGCTTGAAGTAGAGACTCAGGTAGAGCAGCGGCTCGCGAAGCACGCCCGCATGGCACAGCAGGAAGGTGATGAGCAACCGCCCCACCCTGCCGTTGCCATCAAGAAACGGGTGAATGGTCTCGAACTGGACGTGGGCCAGAGCCGCCTTGATGAGCACGGGCAGGTCGGCCTCGCTCTCGTGCAGGAAGCGCTCGAGATCGGCCACGCATTCTGCGACTTCGGTGTGCGGTGGGGGCACCAGAATCGCATTCCCGGGTCGGCTCCCTCCAACCCAGTTCTGGCGGCGCCGGAATTCGCCGGGTTGTTTGCCTGCTCCACGCCCGCTGGCCAGCAACTTCCCGTGAATCTCACGAATCAGCCTGCTGCTCAGCGGGAATCCGCCGCGCATCCGCTCGAGGCCATGCTGCATCGCGACGACGTAGTTCGAGACCTCGCGGACGTCGTCCAGGGGCGCCCCCGGGGCCTGCTCGATTTCAAAGAGCAGCAGGTCGGAGAGCGAGGACTGCGTGCCTTCGATCTGCGAGGAGAGCACGGCCTCCTTCCGGACATACGCGTACAGGAAGAGGTCCGGGTCCGGCAGAAGAGTGCTGATGCTGTCCAGTCGACCGACGGCGAGATGAGCCCGCTCCAGGAGCGACTGCATCCTTCCGCCGATGGCCAGTCCGGGCTTCGGGGGCAGCCGGTGCGGCACAAACGCGCGGACGGCCTCCCCGTCCGCGACAGTCTTCACGTATTTGCCCGTCAGGCCACGTTTCATCGCGCACTGCCTTGTTCAGGGGAGATTGATTGGGGGATACGCTATTAAGACTTATGGCCTAAGTTTAAATAAGAATCCGGCAGGGGGCAAGGGATTTCGGCTCTGCCGTTGCGGATCCGGAAGGTGAGGTCGGGCGGGAAAAGAGAAGCGGGGAGCCCATGGGCCCCCCGCCGCCGCTCTCAACAGGCCTTCAGCCTGCGCTGCGAAGCCTACTTGTACAGGTGCCGGATCTTGCCCCACGTGGTGCCCTGCACCGGCGTCACATCCGGGCAGCCCGGGCCGGTGGCGGACCAGGTCAGCCACTGGTAGCCGAGGTCGAACGCGCAGTAGTCCTTGAGCGTGTTGCCGTCCACGATCACGATCTTGTTGCCCTGCTCGCCCGTGCCGCAGGGCAGCCGGTAGTTCGGGTTGATGCAGACGCCCGGCGTTGGGGCGACCGCGGACAGGTCAATGACCAGGCCGAACACGCCGTACTCGATGTTCGTGTCGCGGGCCCGGCCCGCGGCTCCCGCGGCGGAGTACCAGAACGTGCCGACGTTGTGCGGAGTCACGCAGGCCGAGGTGCCGGTGAGGCCGTAGTAGAGGTCACCCGTCTGGCTGCTGGACAGCGACAGCGACGGAGACGCGAGCGCGATGCTCGGGAACACGGTGGCCGAGCCGGTGTTCCAGCCGCCCGCCTTCGGCGTATAGATGGCACCCTGCCACTCGAGGGGCAGGCCCGAGGCATCCATGGCGTTGGCAAGCAGCTGCACGTCGGCGCCGCGGAAGGTGTTCACGCCCTTGACCGTCACCAGCAGCTTCTGAGTTGCGGAAACCGAGGTCGAGTTGCGGTCCGTGGAGGCCAGCGTGTTGTTCGTCAGCCAGTAGATGCGGGCGGTGGCACCGGCGTTCTGCCCGGCGGACGCCATCCCGGCAAGCGTGGCGGTGAGCAGGGCCGCGCAAACTGCAGTGCGTAGCAAGTTCTTCATGATGGTGAGTCCTCCTCGGGGATCCAACCCTGGGTCCCGACCGGAATACGACAGCGACCGTAGCCTTGCGGGCTCTTCCGTGACACTACAGACGTAGGGTGGGACTGCCCGCGTAGAGCCGCAACTCAATGGGGATAAAAACACTTCCGGGCCCGGAGCGTCAAGGTGCGATTTTGACGGCCCCTGGCTCTGCTTCTCAGATCGGCCCGCCCGGAACGCGACTTAACGGTTATCTCGTTATCGGTACAGACTCCTGAGCCTGCCCCACGTGGCGCGCTCCACCGGGACGGGGGGGAGACTGGTTCACATGAAGCGGGGCGTTGGCGGCCCGCGGCCGCGCGCAGCATGTCCTAAGTGTAAGGCCATCCGGCCGGATCGGCCCGGGACAAAAAAAACCGCCGGGGCGACTGCTGCCGCCCCGGCGGGTGCTGCGGGCGCACCGGAGTGCGCCGTGAAGCAGGCTGATCTTAGTGGTACAGGTGCTTGATCTTGCCCCAGGTCGTGCTGCTGGTCGGGGTCGAGCCCGGGCAGCCAGGAGCGCTGCCAGGAGCGCCGTAGGTCAGGTACTGGTAGCCGTTCTCGTAGGAGCAGAAGTCCTTCACGGTGGTGGCGTCAACCAGGACCATGACGTTGCCCTTCTCACCGGTGCCGCAGGGGAGACGGTAGTTCGGGTTGATGCACACCGGCACGGTCGGGTCAACGAGGGACAGGTCGATGACCAGACCGAACACGGCGTACTCGATGGCGATGTTACGCGCACGGCCAGCCGCGCCGGCCGCCGAGTACCAGAAGGTACCGACGTTGTGCGGGGTCACGCACGGGTCGAGGTTGTAGTACAGGTCACCGGTCTGGCTGGTCGAAAGCGTCAGCGACGTGACGGCGGTGGCGATGTTCGGGAAGATGGCCGAGCTACCGGTGTTCCAGCCGCCGGCCTTCGGCGTGTAGATCGGGTCCTGCCAGAGCAGCGGCAGGCCGGAGCCGTCGAACGCGTTCGCGAGCAGCTGCACGTCCGCACCGCGGAACATGGCGCAGCCCTTGACCGTGACGAGCAGCTTCTGCGCGGCCGGGTTGCCCGCGATGTTGCGGGACGGGTTGGCCACGGTGTTGCTGGTCAGCCAGTAGATGCGAGCCAGGGCGCCAGCGTTCTGGCCGGCGGAGGCGACACAAGCGATCATGGTGAGCAGCATCGCCGCGACGATCGTAACCTTCAGGAGCTTAGTCATTGTTGCGGTTCCTCCTCAGGGGATCCCGATGTCATTTCTCAGGGGCGGTAACAACCACTTCAGTTCGAGTACCGGTCTGTGGTCGGCCTCACCCCCCTCTGGTGCGTTCATCGCTTCGTCCAGTCGTCCCGGACCCCGAAGCACCGGGTGCGGCCGAATCCAGGACGCGCCCTTGGGGGCACTACGAACGCGGAACTACGGACAGTACGGGGCCGGCGAGCCGGTCTGGTTGGCCGTGAAGATGGCCAGGTCCGACACGTCCACGAGGCCGTCGCAGTTCATGTCCGGGTCGTTGATGAACGAGATCTGGTCGAACGTGAAGATGGCCAGGTCCGACACGTCAACCGCGGCGTCGCCGTTGAGGTCGTCCGTGGAGGTCCCGCCGACGGTGCAGATCTGCACGCCGTCCGCGTACACCTTGACCGAGCCCACGCCCGCGCCCCAACCACGGAACGAGAACGAGACCGTGCCCGAAAGGTTGGTCGTGCCGGCGACCGTCTGGCCGACCGCGGTGAAGCCGGGCTCCTGGCTGGAGCACAGCGTTACCGGCAGGGTACCGAAGTCAACGACCACGTTGCTGCCGTTGATCGGGTTGTTGAACTGGTCATTGACGACCACGGTGAACAGCAGGCCGGGGTCACCGTTGGCGCCGTACGGGCTGAGCACGATACAGGTGCCGCAGGAGGAGAAGGTCGGGTCCGGGACCACAGCGAAGGCCGCGGAAGCAACCATCATCGCCCCGAGAGCAACCAGTAGTGCGATCCTGACGAACTTGGACATCGATGCACCTCCAAAGTTGGATAGAACCTAGTTTCCCCGCGGATTCACTGGCACTGTGTTGCTCGGGAGCGGCCTGCACCTCCTTTCGAACGATTCGTCTTCGTGCGAAGAGAGATAACTTGATGACCCGTAATCCGAGTCCAGCTCCATTCAAATCGACGTAGGAATTATAGCAGACAACGGTTTAGCTGTCAATTACAAAGCTGTCAATTACGGGGTTCCCTACCCGGGCCCCTCCAGGCCCGAACCCCCCTCCGACTCCCTGCAAGACCTGCAACTTCCATTCGACAAGAACGTTAGCACGGTTTTCATAATGAGTCAAGATGAAAATGGGCGAAACAGGATTTGAACCTGTGACCCCTTGCTTGTAAGGCAAGTGCTCTGAACCAGACTGAGCTATTCGCCCACAAGTAGCAGTCATGGAATCACTTCACCATGATGGCTACCGGGAAAAGCACCAGGTAGCCTACCACGAGCAGGACCGAAGCCACATCCAGCTGCTTCGCGCCCAGAAGCACGTAGCCCAGGATCACGACGCCGGCAGCCAAGCCCATTAGATACAAGTTCTTGCGGGAGAATTCCAGCGACGGCTTGTGGAACTCGCCGGACTTCTCCTTGCGGGCCCGCCGCGGGGCTGCACTGGTCTTCAGATCGGCCATGACTCCCTCAACTCCTTGTGGATTTTTCAGTTAGGCTACCGGAACGGAAGCCTTCGAGGTCCAGCGAGACGTACCGGAAGCCCAGCGACCGCAACTCCGCAATCAGAGAGGTGCGCACGCCGGCGTCCAGGATACGGGCCCAGTCCTTCGGGTGAAGCTCCAGCCGGGCGATGTCGCCGTGGTGTCGCACCCGAAATTCCTCCAGGCCCAGGGCTGCCAGGCGGGCCTCCGCCTGCTCGATGGCCCCCAGCTTGTCCACGGTCACCTCCGCGAAGTGCGGGATACGCGAACTGAGACAAGGAGAGGCAGGTTTGCTCCATGTGCATATGCCCCAGGCCCGGGAAAGTTCCCGGATTCCTTCCTTGCCCAGCCCGACTTCCAACAGCGGGCTGCGCACTCCCAGCTCGCGCGCGGCCTGCCTACCGGGGCGCACGTCGTGGCGGTCGTCGGCGTTGGTGCCGTCGAGGATCACCGGGCGGTCGTGCGTCTCCGAATAACGGGAAAGCAGGGTGAACAACTCGGTCTTGCAATGATAGCAGCGGTCGGGCCCGTTGAGCCGGTAGCCCTCCCGGTCCAGCTCGTGGGTCTGCATGGTTTCCACCCGCGCGCCCACGTCGCGGCCCACCTTCAGCGCCGCTTCCAGCTCCCGCGCAGGCAGCGAGGGCGAAACTCCGATCACCCCCACGGCCTTTTCCGGTCCCAGCGCCCGCACCGCCGCGGCCAGCACCAGGGTGCTGTCCACCCCGCCGGAGAAGGCCACCGCCACCCGTTCCAGCCCGGCGATGTGCTCGACCAGCCGACGGCCCTGCAGTTCCAGCTCCGGGCTCACCTGGGAGCCTCCACGCGCACCGCGGTGGAGGAGGCCGAGCGGATGCGCGCGATGGCCCGGGCGTGCTCCTTCATGCTGGAGGAGAACTGGTGGGTGCCGTCGCCCCGGGACACGAAGAACAGGGCGTCGCTGCCCCCGGCCGGGTTCAACGCGGCGTGCAGCGCGGCCCGCCCGGGGCTGCAGATGGGCCCGGGGGGCAGCCCGTAGTTGCGGTAGGTGTTGTACGGCGAGTCCAGCTCCAGGTTGCGATAGAAGATCCGCTCCGGACGGCCGCCCATGGCGTAGGCCACGGTGGGGTCGGCCTGCAGCCGCATGCCCTGTTTCAGGCGGTTGTAGTAGACGGCCGCGATGCGCGACCTCTCGTGCGGATCCTGCGCCTCGGCCTCCACGATGGAGGCCATGGTGACGATCTCGTGGGCGGTGTAGGGCGGCGGGCTGGAGGCGGCGCTCATCTCCTCGCGCAGCACGCGCATGCCGTGGGCCACCATCAGGCGCGCCACGTCCTCGGCCCGCGAGCCGCGCAGCACCGAGTAGGTCTCCGGGAACAGGTAGCCTTCGAGCCCCGAGGCCTTCACCCCCATGCGGGCGGCGAAGGAGGGGTTGCGCACCGCGCGCAGGAACGCCGCGGTGTCCACGCCGGAGTGGTCGAACAGCACCCGGGCGATCTCGCGCGCCGTGAGCCCCTCGGGGATGGTCACCTGGTCCAGGCTGCTCATCCCCCGCTGCAGCAGCGAGAGCAGCTCCAGCGCCGGGGTGCCCGGGCGCACCGCGTACTCGCCCGCCTTGATGCGGCGGTCGGTGCCGGTGGCGCGCCCCAGCAGCGTGAACAGGAAGGGGTTGCGCACCAGCCCGCTGTCGGCCAGCTCCGCGGCCACCACGCTCAGCCGGGCGCCGCGGACCACGTCGAAGTACACCGGGGCGCCCGCCGGGGCGCCCGTGCCGGTGCCCGCCGGCGGCGGTGTGAGCTCGTGCACCACGTACGCGCCGGCCAGGAACAGCAGGACCACCAGGGTCCCCGGTCCCATCCAGCGGGAGCGTCGCACCAGCTTGCGCATGAGCTGAGGTCCTTTCCGGGTTCCACCCGGGGCGTCAACGGGATCGGTCCGGGCCGTTTCAGGGCCCGCCGGAAGGCCAGGCCCCCGGCCGGGAGTCCAGGTACGACTGCAGCAGCAGCGTGGCGGCCACCTCGTCCACGCGGCCCTTCTCCCCGCGGACCTTGTCCGCCCGGGCCTTCCCTGCGCGGCCCCTGCCGGCGCGGCCTGAGTCGGCCCGGCCCCGGTCGGCGCGGTCCCTGTCGGCCCGGCCCCGCTCGGCGCGGCCGCCGGGCCCGCGCCGGGCGCCCATCTCGTCCAGCGCCCGCTGCGACTGGGCGGAAGTCAGCCGCTCGTCCCAGGTGCGCACCGGGCCGCCGAAGGCGGCCTTCAGCAGCTCCACGAATGCCTCGGTGGCGCGGGCCTGCTCCCCCACCTCGCCGGAAAGCAGCAGCGGCATGCCCACCACGATCTCGGCCGCCTCCCGCTCGGCCGCCAGCGCGGCCACCCTGCGGGCGGCCTCGGCGGCGGTGCGGGCCTCCACCACCCCCGCGGGAAACGCGATCCGGCCGGTGGGGTCGCTGACCGCCACCCCGGTGCGCCGCTCGCCGTAGTCACAGCCGAGGATGCGGGTGGGCCCGCTCAAGCGCCGTTGGCCTTCCGGTTCATCTGGAGCCGCACCGAGGTGCCCCGCTCGCGGCCGAAGGTGAAGTCCACCTTGTCCATGAGGGAGCGCATGATGAAGATGCCGCGTCCGCGGCTGTTGTAGAGGTGGTCCAGGTCGGCCGCGTGATCGTCAATGCTGCCCAGGTCGAACCCGTTGCCCTGGTCCTCGACGGTCATGTACAGCGCGCCTTCCCCGGACTCCAGGGTGACCCGCACGGGGGCGGCCCCGGGGCTGTTCCCGTGCTGGATGGCGTTGGTCCCGGCCTCGACCAGGGCGGTGGAGGCGGCGAAGATCTCCTCGTCGTTG includes the following:
- a CDS encoding peptidyl-prolyl cis-trans isomerase produces the protein MKRVLATLLVLGLALPAAGQASSVRKLHPKGGAQASGKAAAKTVRPRLGGPWAYPPGNSPLLADVDGRPVTRSMLEQAFQRLDMSAQAPSDDTTGARQLLGNLIDKAYLGWVVTDLGFELNTAERQEYQKRRQRTMADYLGALQQEAAAEVTDEDARALWEKQRTVYACHRLGVRRKATADSVVAQLRAGAVFESLAARNNEDPLTQSTLGQVTTYWTVGFMPDWLEPAVVALKAGQVSEPVRGPGEGLFYVVRLDSLETRDPGPFEMSRDRLRGALAGNRAAAARSSMMRQFMERLQPEFNDAVLAMLVVKFDSAYRAIPVDTTSDVPTQTISNPVPRLTEAQKDLTLLESSVGSFRIRDMVTPLERVASFMRPRMATEEDIRRFAMTMAAQPIIYDAAVKAKLDTLPLVARDLFDTREKLLLERFIRTHVEERAKAPVDTVKAFFQAHLDAFDYPAWVKIYLIQISDSARADSVLKLVELGYDIEKLARELSEDPVTATEGGSMVFYAGTGESRRDTTWEKQVLAMEAGEHTRKPFLWNGSWYIVDVMGKAPRRHRTWEEAEKYARDAVEIPRQERIVQEYLQKARARHPLKLYPEEMAKVELRRRLKLRDM
- a CDS encoding ATP-binding protein is translated as MKEKLLELVIPSRLEYLGVLAKVLEGLQGPLELNDEEIFAASTALVEAGTNAIQHGNSPGAAPVRVTLESGEGALYMTVEDQGNGFDLGSIDDHAADLDHLYNSRGRGIFIMRSLMDKVDFTFGRERGTSVRLQMNRKANGA
- the mltG gene encoding endolytic transglycosylase MltG; this encodes MRKLVRRSRWMGPGTLVVLLFLAGAYVVHELTPPPAGTGTGAPAGAPVYFDVVRGARLSVVAAELADSGLVRNPFLFTLLGRATGTDRRIKAGEYAVRPGTPALELLSLLQRGMSSLDQVTIPEGLTAREIARVLFDHSGVDTAAFLRAVRNPSFAARMGVKASGLEGYLFPETYSVLRGSRAEDVARLMVAHGMRVLREEMSAASSPPPYTAHEIVTMASIVEAEAQDPHERSRIAAVYYNRLKQGMRLQADPTVAYAMGGRPERIFYRNLELDSPYNTYRNYGLPPGPICSPGRAALHAALNPAGGSDALFFVSRGDGTHQFSSSMKEHARAIARIRSASSTAVRVEAPR
- a CDS encoding Fic family protein, with the translated sequence MKRGLTGKYVKTVADGEAVRAFVPHRLPPKPGLAIGGRMQSLLERAHLAVGRLDSISTLLPDPDLFLYAYVRKEAVLSSQIEGTQSSLSDLLLFEIEQAPGAPLDDVREVSNYVVAMQHGLERMRGGFPLSSRLIREIHGKLLASGRGAGKQPGEFRRRQNWVGGSRPGNAILVPPPHTEVAECVADLERFLHESEADLPVLIKAALAHVQFETIHPFLDGNGRVGRLLITFLLCHAGVLREPLLYLSLYFKQNRAEYYRLLDRVRTEGDWEAWVMFFLEGVAQTAEGAVSTARRIVTLFAQDRERVLALGRRAGSALRVHDVLKTRPLLPLREAGLRAGLSFPAASQGMYLLERLVIVREITGMKRNRRFVYDRYLAALNEGI
- the larE gene encoding ATP-dependent sacrificial sulfur transferase LarE; the protein is MSPELELQGRRLVEHIAGLERVAVAFSGGVDSTLVLAAAVRALGPEKAVGVIGVSPSLPARELEAALKVGRDVGARVETMQTHELDREGYRLNGPDRCYHCKTELFTLLSRYSETHDRPVILDGTNADDRHDVRPGRQAARELGVRSPLLEVGLGKEGIRELSRAWGICTWSKPASPCLSSRIPHFAEVTVDKLGAIEQAEARLAALGLEEFRVRHHGDIARLELHPKDWARILDAGVRTSLIAELRSLGFRYVSLDLEGFRSGSLTEKSTRS
- the ruvX gene encoding Holliday junction resolvase RuvX; the encoded protein is MSGPTRILGCDYGERRTGVAVSDPTGRIAFPAGVVEARTAAEAARRVAALAAEREAAEIVVGMPLLLSGEVGEQARATEAFVELLKAAFGGPVRTWDERLTSAQSQRALDEMGARRGPGGRAERGRADRDRADRGRADSGRAGRGRAGKARADKVRGEKGRVDEVAATLLLQSYLDSRPGAWPSGGP